From Erwinia sp. HDF1-3R, one genomic window encodes:
- a CDS encoding ABC-three component system protein, which yields MTTSRTKGQSRVKRRTEVPGQALGYSLQFTRLTHLLLQAPEGSLCSLELLDDVAQEDGDGGVILVQSKSALTANPVADRAKSLWKTLSNWIELAASPGFEIDKAIFELYVSRPVEGLIVESFAKADTPESARLAIAQARTLLWGSAPDYDMKKSVSVEIATYVEKVFTADPDLSERLICNFQLTQGSGSPQADLEALVRSHPVSPSKVGDITNHLCGQVKRHIDMLLETGKPAVIARNDFHVWYTSFVQKIDRQTVLSSRAHPPSEEISREYLPDNFIRQLDIIGLPYEEKLGAVSDYLMASFDRTDWAVRGEVDESSFDDLNDVLKRSWKNKQRVCRLNHRERSEQEQGQFLYSDCMQFAAPVQAMSTPGHFIPGCFHMLADELVVGWHPNYQTQLKGKKVA from the coding sequence ATGACGACTTCAAGAACGAAAGGTCAATCTCGAGTCAAGCGTAGAACCGAGGTTCCGGGCCAGGCGTTAGGATACAGCCTCCAATTTACACGACTTACTCATTTGTTGCTTCAAGCGCCCGAGGGTAGTTTGTGTAGTTTGGAGCTTCTTGACGATGTAGCCCAAGAGGATGGCGATGGCGGCGTTATACTGGTTCAGAGTAAAAGCGCACTTACAGCTAATCCTGTGGCTGACCGAGCAAAATCACTATGGAAAACGCTTTCAAATTGGATTGAGCTTGCAGCATCACCAGGGTTTGAAATAGACAAAGCTATTTTCGAGCTTTATGTTTCTCGCCCAGTTGAAGGGCTGATCGTTGAAAGTTTCGCAAAGGCTGATACTCCTGAAAGTGCTAGATTAGCCATCGCACAGGCTCGCACTTTGTTATGGGGGAGTGCTCCAGATTACGATATGAAGAAAAGTGTCTCTGTAGAAATTGCTACATACGTCGAAAAGGTGTTTACAGCCGACCCGGATCTTTCAGAACGACTTATTTGCAATTTTCAACTGACGCAGGGCAGCGGCAGTCCTCAGGCAGATCTTGAGGCGCTAGTTCGAAGTCACCCCGTATCACCATCTAAGGTTGGAGATATCACCAACCATCTTTGCGGTCAGGTGAAGCGCCACATCGATATGCTACTCGAGACGGGAAAGCCCGCAGTCATTGCACGCAATGACTTCCATGTCTGGTACACATCGTTCGTACAAAAAATTGATCGACAAACGGTCCTATCGAGCCGTGCACATCCACCATCAGAGGAAATATCACGGGAATATCTTCCTGATAATTTCATTCGACAACTAGATATTATTGGTCTGCCATACGAAGAGAAACTCGGAGCTGTTAGTGATTACTTAATGGCTTCCTTCGATCGGACAGATTGGGCTGTCCGGGGAGAAGTTGACGAGAGCTCTTTTGACGATCTAAATGATGTCCTTAAGCGCTCATGGAAGAATAAACAGCGGGTTTGTAGGTTGAATCACAGAGAAAGATCCGAGCAGGAGCAAGGGCAATTTCTTTATTCAGACTGCATGCAGTTCGCTGCTCCAGTTCAGGCAATGTCTACGCCGGGGCACTTCATTCCTGGTTGCTTCCACATGCTTGCCGATGAGTTGGTTGTAGGCTGGCATCCTAACTACCAAACTCAGTTGAAGGGCAAGAAGGTGGCGTAA
- a CDS encoding MFS transporter: MCCAAGKDSGSRADRLSVEASMPSSRIVFLFSLTCALAVANVYATQPLLESISASLHVSPGIMGTVVTATQTGYAIGLLFLVPLGDRFDRKKLVIAHLLLSVLALTAAALAPNLITLLCAMLLVGLLAVVAQLLVAWAAMLAAPGQRGQVVGSVTSGIVTGILLARFVSGTIADMAGWRAVYLTAACLMLLISLVIAKVMPATATQLPRTSYLSQILSVFQLFITEPQLRKRGILTLLIFADFSMVWTSMVMPLSAMSLPHTQIGMFGLAGIAGALAASRGGLWADKGMGQRASGLALALLTLSWLPIACLQVSLLLLVIGVIMLDFAVQTVHVINQSLIIAGKPNAASRLVGAYMCFYSLGSALGGIAATQLYALWGWYSVCYAGAFVSACALIFWFGTRQS; encoded by the coding sequence ATGTGCTGTGCAGCAGGTAAGGATTCTGGCTCCCGGGCAGACAGGCTTTCAGTAGAAGCTTCGATGCCATCATCTCGGATAGTATTTCTGTTTTCACTTACGTGTGCGCTGGCGGTGGCCAATGTTTATGCCACTCAGCCCTTACTGGAGTCGATATCCGCGAGCCTGCATGTCTCGCCCGGAATAATGGGCACTGTTGTCACCGCGACGCAGACAGGCTATGCAATAGGTTTACTTTTCCTGGTACCGCTTGGCGATCGGTTTGATCGTAAAAAGCTGGTTATTGCCCATCTGCTGCTTTCAGTTCTGGCGTTAACAGCGGCAGCGCTAGCACCTAATCTGATAACTCTGCTGTGCGCTATGCTGCTGGTTGGTTTGCTGGCTGTGGTAGCACAGCTGCTGGTGGCGTGGGCCGCAATGCTGGCAGCACCCGGGCAGCGTGGCCAGGTCGTTGGCAGCGTGACCAGCGGCATTGTGACGGGAATACTGTTAGCTCGCTTCGTATCAGGAACCATTGCCGATATGGCTGGTTGGCGGGCGGTTTATCTGACGGCAGCCTGCCTGATGTTGCTTATCTCCCTGGTGATAGCAAAAGTGATGCCTGCTACAGCAACGCAGTTGCCGCGTACCTCATACCTTTCCCAGATATTGTCTGTTTTTCAACTTTTCATCACTGAGCCGCAGTTGCGTAAGCGAGGGATTCTGACGCTGCTGATTTTTGCTGACTTCAGCATGGTATGGACCTCAATGGTTATGCCGCTCAGTGCCATGTCCCTGCCACATACTCAAATAGGTATGTTTGGTTTAGCGGGGATTGCCGGAGCACTGGCGGCTTCAAGAGGAGGTTTATGGGCTGATAAAGGCATGGGGCAACGCGCCAGCGGATTAGCACTGGCTTTACTGACATTGTCCTGGCTGCCCATCGCCTGTCTCCAGGTGTCTTTATTGTTGTTGGTTATCGGCGTGATCATGCTGGATTTCGCAGTACAGACGGTTCATGTGATCAATCAGAGCTTAATTATTGCTGGCAAACCAAATGCAGCCAGTCGGTTGGTCGGGGCATACATGTGTTTTTATTCTCTGGGCAGCGCGCTGGGCGGGATAGCCGCAACCCAGCTTTATGCGCTATGGGGATGGTATTCAGTCTGCTACGCAGGCGCATTCGTAAGTGCCTGTGCCCTAATTTTTTGGTTTGGAACCCGTCAATCATGA
- a CDS encoding three component ABC system middle component, whose product MLAREVQNVQNPALGAAIVWRFCCGYVETNRISASPPLPLLFLVLPIILHQATSEFVKRTFKSSGLRAFAAKFGDSSVSKQDLLLQIQERAIRWRKLSLLSIELAVAGKLIKLEENGEVIPLSQTKARGLSDEVRQLMDLAEKLGAWFGELTVHEVVTTLRVKL is encoded by the coding sequence ATGCTGGCAAGAGAAGTTCAAAATGTTCAGAATCCGGCACTAGGCGCAGCAATCGTCTGGCGTTTTTGTTGTGGATATGTCGAGACAAATCGTATAAGTGCCTCACCCCCTCTACCTCTTCTATTTCTAGTGCTCCCTATTATTCTTCATCAAGCAACCTCAGAATTTGTAAAGCGTACCTTCAAAAGTTCGGGCTTACGGGCGTTTGCGGCAAAGTTCGGGGACTCATCTGTATCCAAACAGGACTTGTTGTTGCAAATTCAAGAGCGCGCTATTCGTTGGCGCAAGCTCAGCCTGCTGTCCATTGAACTCGCGGTTGCTGGAAAACTGATCAAACTTGAAGAAAACGGCGAGGTAATTCCATTATCGCAGACTAAGGCGAGGGGGTTATCCGATGAGGTGAGGCAACTTATGGATTTGGCAGAAAAACTTGGTGCTTGGTTCGGTGAACTCACCGTGCATGAAGTCGTAACAACATTGAGGGTGAAGCTCTAA
- a CDS encoding DUF3732 domain-containing protein — protein sequence MYFQIRGIVLWPRNKKFQPRKLRFELGKVNVISGASRTGKSAVIPIIDYCLGASTCSIPVNTIRKYCEWFGIVVATEQGDKLLARKEPGSQRSTNDMFLLEAENITKIPSRLSKNTNVIAVKRLLDDLANLSNLDFSGGEDVSGFDGRPAFRDLAAFTFQPQNVVANPDVLFFKTNTYEHREKLRKIFPYILGAVTSALMAKQFELNRARQLLRRKERELRDAQDVSARWLADLRSKYSEAQELGLIPKLEDEISRNQMIKHLDEIIARTDLTLAVSTLTISDALSELNDLESEERVVSRELTTLRHRLEEMNRMRTGVQQYQTALSVQRGRLQLSSWLVSHANDESDCPMCGSHNDSAKRKLRVLAHRLEEVELAAGADKDKEVPAAFDREFQRVTAEVDSVTERLRSVQIRKRALTSRSKEANDQQFSAKRTERFIGNIESSLDLHRKLGSDSELVEEVRMLKESVQTLEGELREQDIEARKHKALRIINTNAGKLLPYLDVENPHDPISLEVNDLTIKVLGAERDDYLSEIGSGSNWLSYHLAVLLSLHQFFLGQRSSPVPGFLVLDQPSQVYFPKPTVHQDIILDEEPKVRDEDVEAVRKAFEVMGNVVLQENGNLQLIVLDHASSVVWGEIAGVVGLPEWRDGTKLVPMEWFSEI from the coding sequence ATGTATTTTCAAATTCGAGGTATCGTACTTTGGCCGCGGAACAAAAAATTCCAACCTCGCAAGTTGCGTTTTGAACTTGGTAAAGTCAACGTCATTAGTGGAGCCTCACGTACGGGTAAATCAGCGGTCATTCCAATCATAGACTACTGTCTCGGCGCAAGCACTTGCTCTATTCCTGTAAATACCATTCGCAAATACTGTGAATGGTTCGGCATCGTTGTGGCGACCGAGCAAGGTGACAAACTCTTGGCCCGAAAGGAGCCTGGGTCTCAGCGTAGCACCAATGATATGTTCCTGCTGGAAGCAGAGAATATAACCAAGATTCCCAGCCGTCTTAGTAAAAATACAAACGTTATAGCAGTCAAAAGGCTACTTGATGACCTAGCCAATCTGTCTAATCTTGATTTTTCTGGTGGAGAGGATGTCTCGGGGTTCGATGGGCGTCCGGCTTTTCGAGATTTGGCTGCTTTCACATTTCAACCACAGAACGTAGTTGCCAATCCGGATGTTCTATTTTTTAAGACTAACACTTACGAGCACCGTGAAAAGTTGAGGAAGATCTTCCCCTATATACTTGGTGCAGTCACATCAGCATTGATGGCTAAGCAGTTCGAGCTGAACAGAGCCCGCCAACTTCTACGTCGTAAAGAGCGAGAACTCAGGGATGCCCAAGATGTCTCCGCGCGGTGGCTTGCCGACTTGAGATCTAAGTACAGTGAGGCGCAGGAACTTGGTTTGATCCCCAAGCTGGAGGATGAAATATCGCGAAACCAAATGATTAAACATCTTGACGAAATAATCGCTCGAACAGACCTAACTTTGGCTGTTAGCACATTAACGATCTCAGATGCACTAAGTGAGCTGAATGATTTGGAAAGTGAAGAGCGAGTTGTTTCGCGCGAACTTACTACGCTTCGTCATCGCTTGGAAGAAATGAACCGAATGCGAACAGGTGTGCAACAGTATCAGACGGCATTATCAGTGCAGAGGGGGCGGCTTCAACTATCGAGTTGGTTGGTGTCGCATGCAAACGATGAATCGGATTGTCCCATGTGTGGTAGCCATAATGATTCAGCCAAACGAAAACTGCGGGTTCTGGCTCATCGTCTGGAAGAAGTCGAGTTAGCTGCGGGAGCAGATAAGGACAAAGAAGTACCTGCCGCCTTCGATCGTGAGTTTCAGCGCGTTACTGCAGAGGTTGATAGCGTGACCGAGCGACTGAGATCCGTACAAATCCGCAAAAGAGCGTTGACGAGTAGATCGAAGGAAGCTAATGACCAGCAATTTTCTGCGAAGCGTACCGAGCGTTTTATAGGCAACATTGAATCGTCATTGGATCTACATCGCAAATTGGGCAGCGACAGCGAACTTGTCGAAGAGGTGCGGATGCTCAAGGAATCGGTACAAACATTAGAAGGGGAACTCCGCGAACAAGATATCGAGGCTCGTAAGCATAAAGCTCTGCGAATTATCAACACAAACGCTGGGAAGCTTCTCCCCTATCTAGATGTTGAGAATCCACACGACCCGATTTCTTTAGAAGTCAATGATCTAACTATCAAAGTCCTTGGGGCTGAGCGCGATGACTATCTTTCAGAAATAGGAAGCGGTTCAAATTGGCTTTCCTATCATTTGGCAGTATTGCTCTCTCTTCACCAGTTCTTTCTGGGCCAACGAAGCAGCCCTGTACCAGGATTTCTTGTGCTTGATCAACCTAGTCAAGTTTACTTTCCCAAACCCACGGTGCATCAAGACATTATTTTAGACGAAGAACCTAAGGTTCGGGATGAAGACGTGGAAGCTGTCCGGAAGGCATTCGAAGTTATGGGCAATGTCGTGCTTCAGGAAAATGGAAATCTCCAACTCATCGTTCTAGACCATGCTTCGAGTGTAGTGTGGGGCGAAATTGCTGGAGTTGTCGGCTTGCCGGAATGGCGTGATGGTACCAAATTGGTCCCAATGGAATGGTTTAGTGAAATTTAG
- a CDS encoding DcrB-related protein, with translation MHASYLREGKRVFQQQAVFNSADNHILVFTMTCTAILTDGDNQQFQALLSGFCFNT, from the coding sequence GTGCATGCCAGCTACCTGCGTGAAGGTAAACGGGTCTTTCAGCAGCAGGCTGTCTTTAATTCAGCAGATAACCATATTCTGGTGTTCACTATGACCTGCACCGCGATACTGACGGACGGGGACAATCAACAATTTCAGGCGCTGCTCTCCGGCTTTTGTTTTAACACCTGA
- a CDS encoding RHS repeat-associated core domain-containing protein has protein sequence MFEAARVGDDIGHSHALAGMIAGTIIGGLIAAAGGIAAGAMMIAGLGASCLGIGVLLVGASLAVGYLTGELATAARDSIADAGAASMQKEGVIATGSHNVFINGRPAAIATNSMVECAKDGGSQQMAEGSSRVYINGLPAARTGDQTTCGGKVMTGSDNVRIGGEPEQTLPIQSEVPEKLYKASDLTLLFAGLIGGAGGAAGKVGALGRLFSKISGINKLARIACRAGVLMTGAAAVGIIARPVDIVSGQKFLSGDDELDFVLPSRLPVVWQRYWRSGNPGDSVLGRGWSLFWETRLERYQDGLVWRAPSGDYVSFPPVPKGQRTFCEPEKRCLEHHQDDTWSVYDISGERCHYQPLRENAPSLPLRLTEPCGNDILFDWNDDHTLHSLTDSAGQRVVCRYTTVSGQVRLTGAWLDNEICLVSYGFDDKARVISVTGRGGQVRRRFGWYDDGDGMDLLRSHEDGNGLVNEYLWQNIDGLPRVVAYRNSAGEQLDFEYDFENGTRRATREDGVQADWLVDDDNNVARFTDYDGRQTSFVYHNGELCDVILPDGAMRHSQWDRYGRLTSETDPAGRTTEYYWFRNTDRIARTVYPDSTATQATYDLNGRLLSETDALNHTSTYHYPDEEETLPDRITDASGGDVLLEWNRQGLMTQRTDCSGSMTRFTYDRFGQLLSSEDAEGNVTRRKWNDAGQLTALIRADGSQETLLWNEHGQLTAWRDPLESDVLWTYNRLGLPLSQTGRNGIMRRWHYDARGNLLRLENGNGGEYRFTYDPSGRPLNEIRPDHTTRQMEWNERGLLITLLESGRPDNDGGIPRRVQQFSYDSSGLLTFRTTRDARYHYQRDNSGQLTGLTRTPTAEGLALGIEADDVQFTFDAAGKLLTEQGVNGELHSAYDVLGNLTALTLPGGQQISWLHYGSGHVSAIRFNQQTISEFTRDRLHREVSRTQGTREQTRQYDSMGRRTLQRSIGGLAPNLPEQAIFERAFNYTGRGEVSDVSDTLRGSTIYGYDGEGRLLRHYEARPEHSTRTFRYDAADNLLPDNDLSALPLTENRLTHWQNLFMKYDGWGNLVSRCSGLHEQHYEYDAENRLIKAEGSGPEGGFTAHYHYDVLGRRTRKAVTTQHGTTETRFLWQGFRLLQEQQHNGQYQTYIYDPKEAYSPLARVDHLRDDSHGDILWFSTDLNGAPLDVTDEQGQLRWSGRYGSFGEVTRQTEGFHRLARQAALHHQPLRYAGQYADNETGLHYNLFRYYDPQIGRFTVQDPIGLAGGWNLYQYAPNPLGWIDPWGLANRPNNGEYHIFHDYSLDPQYRYSSDAVQFNRANVDFVQKMEADPAFRKDMLNRYPKLDDWLKDGDMSRSPSGLTWHHHEDINRLTLVDRADHRFNHALYHPTGKGGRDIWGGGKAGRQGKLDGHSGRKICS, from the coding sequence ATGTTTGAAGCGGCACGCGTGGGCGATGATATCGGCCATTCTCATGCGCTGGCAGGGATGATTGCCGGAACGATTATCGGTGGACTGATTGCGGCTGCCGGTGGCATTGCCGCCGGGGCAATGATGATTGCCGGTCTCGGTGCGTCCTGTCTCGGCATTGGTGTGCTGCTGGTCGGGGCCAGCCTGGCGGTGGGATACCTGACAGGCGAACTGGCGACGGCAGCACGGGACAGTATCGCGGATGCAGGCGCGGCCAGCATGCAGAAGGAAGGCGTTATCGCCACCGGCTCTCATAACGTGTTCATTAACGGCAGACCTGCCGCCATTGCGACCAACAGCATGGTGGAATGCGCTAAGGACGGTGGTTCACAGCAGATGGCAGAAGGTTCGTCCCGGGTGTATATCAACGGCCTGCCGGCTGCCCGTACAGGTGACCAGACCACCTGTGGCGGCAAAGTGATGACGGGTTCAGATAACGTCCGCATTGGCGGGGAGCCGGAACAGACACTGCCGATACAGTCTGAAGTCCCTGAAAAACTGTATAAAGCCTCTGACCTGACGCTGTTATTTGCCGGGCTTATCGGTGGCGCAGGTGGAGCGGCTGGCAAAGTCGGTGCACTGGGCAGACTGTTCAGTAAAATTTCGGGTATCAACAAGCTGGCCCGCATCGCCTGCCGCGCTGGCGTGCTGATGACCGGTGCCGCTGCCGTGGGCATCATCGCGCGTCCGGTGGATATCGTCAGTGGGCAGAAGTTTCTCTCGGGTGATGACGAGCTGGATTTCGTATTACCCTCCCGTCTGCCGGTGGTCTGGCAGCGTTACTGGCGCAGTGGCAATCCCGGCGACAGCGTGCTGGGCCGTGGCTGGTCACTTTTCTGGGAAACCCGGCTTGAACGGTATCAGGACGGGCTGGTGTGGCGTGCACCGTCCGGCGATTACGTGTCATTTCCTCCTGTTCCGAAAGGTCAGCGAACCTTCTGTGAACCGGAGAAGCGCTGTCTGGAACACCATCAGGACGATACATGGTCAGTGTATGATATCAGCGGCGAACGCTGTCATTACCAGCCATTACGCGAAAATGCCCCTTCCCTGCCGCTACGCCTCACAGAACCCTGTGGTAACGATATTCTTTTTGACTGGAACGACGACCATACCCTGCATTCACTCACCGACAGCGCCGGGCAGCGCGTGGTCTGCCGCTACACAACCGTCAGCGGACAGGTTCGCCTGACCGGGGCCTGGCTGGATAATGAAATCTGCCTGGTCAGCTACGGCTTCGATGATAAGGCCAGGGTGATTAGCGTCACCGGACGCGGCGGTCAGGTACGCCGCCGCTTTGGCTGGTATGACGACGGGGACGGAATGGATTTACTGCGCAGTCATGAGGACGGCAACGGGCTTGTGAATGAATATCTGTGGCAGAACATTGATGGTCTGCCGCGCGTGGTGGCGTACCGCAACAGCGCGGGTGAGCAGCTTGATTTTGAATACGATTTTGAAAATGGCACCCGCCGCGCCACCCGCGAGGATGGCGTACAGGCAGACTGGCTGGTTGACGACGATAATAACGTCGCCCGTTTCACAGATTATGACGGTCGCCAGACCAGCTTTGTTTACCACAACGGTGAGTTATGCGATGTCATCCTGCCTGACGGAGCCATGCGGCACAGCCAGTGGGACCGCTATGGCCGCCTGACGTCAGAGACTGACCCGGCAGGCCGCACCACAGAGTATTACTGGTTTCGCAACACTGACCGCATCGCCCGCACGGTTTACCCGGATTCAACAGCCACACAGGCGACATATGATTTAAACGGCCGCCTGCTGTCGGAAACCGACGCACTGAATCACACCAGCACTTACCACTATCCTGATGAAGAAGAAACGCTGCCGGACCGCATCACCGATGCCAGTGGCGGTGACGTGCTACTGGAATGGAACCGCCAGGGGCTGATGACACAGCGCACCGACTGCTCCGGCAGCATGACCCGCTTCACCTATGACCGCTTCGGGCAACTCCTGAGCAGCGAGGACGCAGAAGGCAACGTCACACGCCGCAAATGGAACGATGCAGGCCAGCTTACAGCTCTTATCCGCGCCGATGGCAGTCAGGAAACGCTGTTGTGGAACGAGCACGGACAGCTCACCGCCTGGCGTGACCCGCTGGAAAGCGACGTGCTCTGGACGTATAACCGCCTGGGCCTGCCGCTCAGTCAGACCGGCCGCAACGGTATCATGCGTCGCTGGCACTATGATGCACGAGGCAATCTGCTGCGTCTGGAAAACGGCAACGGCGGTGAGTACCGGTTTACCTATGACCCCTCAGGACGTCCTTTAAATGAGATTCGCCCGGACCACACAACCCGGCAGATGGAATGGAACGAACGGGGACTGCTCATCACCCTGCTGGAAAGCGGCAGACCGGACAACGATGGCGGCATTCCCCGGCGTGTTCAGCAGTTCAGCTATGACAGCAGCGGCCTGCTGACCTTCCGGACAACCCGCGATGCCCGGTACCATTACCAGCGTGACAACAGCGGGCAGCTTACCGGCCTGACGCGCACACCGACTGCTGAAGGCCTGGCGCTGGGTATCGAAGCAGATGACGTTCAGTTTACGTTTGATGCGGCAGGAAAACTGCTCACTGAACAGGGGGTGAACGGTGAGCTGCATTCTGCGTATGACGTTCTGGGTAATCTTACCGCGCTGACCCTGCCCGGCGGGCAGCAGATAAGCTGGCTGCACTACGGCTCCGGTCACGTCAGCGCCATCCGCTTTAACCAGCAGACCATCAGCGAATTCACCCGCGACCGCCTGCACAGGGAGGTCTCACGCACTCAGGGAACCCGTGAACAGACCCGCCAGTATGACAGTATGGGCAGACGTACCCTGCAACGCAGTATCGGCGGCTTAGCACCCAACCTGCCGGAACAGGCAATCTTCGAACGCGCCTTTAACTACACCGGGCGCGGAGAAGTGTCTGACGTCAGTGACACACTGCGTGGCAGCACGATTTATGGCTATGATGGGGAAGGTCGTCTTCTCAGGCACTACGAAGCCCGCCCGGAGCACAGCACCCGGACGTTCCGCTACGACGCTGCGGATAATCTGCTGCCGGATAATGACCTGTCTGCCCTGCCACTGACGGAGAACCGCCTGACGCACTGGCAAAATCTGTTTATGAAATACGACGGGTGGGGCAACCTGGTCAGCCGCTGTAGCGGGCTGCATGAACAGCATTACGAATACGACGCGGAAAACCGGCTGATAAAAGCAGAAGGCAGCGGACCGGAAGGTGGCTTCACGGCGCACTACCATTATGATGTGCTGGGCAGACGCACCCGTAAAGCGGTTACCACGCAACACGGCACCACAGAGACCCGCTTCCTGTGGCAGGGCTTCCGACTGTTACAGGAACAGCAGCATAACGGTCAGTATCAGACATACATATACGACCCCAAAGAGGCATACAGCCCGCTGGCGCGGGTTGATCATTTACGCGACGACAGTCATGGAGATATTCTCTGGTTCAGTACCGACCTTAACGGTGCACCGCTGGATGTCACTGATGAACAAGGCCAGCTCCGGTGGAGCGGACGTTACGGCAGTTTTGGCGAAGTTACCCGGCAGACGGAAGGTTTTCACCGCCTTGCACGGCAGGCCGCCCTGCACCATCAGCCACTCCGCTACGCCGGGCAGTACGCTGACAACGAGACCGGACTGCACTATAATCTGTTCCGGTATTACGATCCGCAGATTGGACGCTTTACGGTGCAGGATCCGATTGGGCTGGCGGGTGGCTGGAACCTTTATCAGTATGCGCCGAATCCGCTGGGCTGGATTGATCCGTGGGGATTAGCTAATAGGCCAAATAATGGTGAGTATCATATTTTTCATGATTATTCACTTGATCCTCAATATAGGTATTCTAGTGATGCAGTCCAATTTAACAGGGCCAATGTAGATTTTGTTCAGAAAATGGAAGCGGACCCGGCATTCCGAAAAGATATGCTTAACCGATATCCAAAACTGGATGACTGGCTCAAAGATGGAGATATGAGTAGAAGTCCTTCAGGATTAACATGGCATCATCATGAAGATATAAACAGACTGACTCTGGTTGATAGAGCAGATCATAGATTTAACCATGCTTTATATCATCCAACTGGTAAAGGTGGACGTGATATATGGGGAGGTGGAAAAGCTGGGCGACAAGGAAAGCTTGATGGCCATAGTGGTAGGAAAATTTGTAGCTAA
- a CDS encoding helix-turn-helix domain-containing protein produces MAKQESLRTSECPVARTLESIGERWCLMIIREAFDDVRRFSEFQKNLGLAKNILASRLKHLVELGLFEICPASDGSAYKEYILTERGRSVFPIVVAMRQWGERYMFEEGETHSVLLDNVNGEPLQPLEVYSLQGHKLEPADCYRQRVISGKKQE; encoded by the coding sequence ATGGCAAAGCAGGAATCGCTGAGAACCAGTGAATGCCCCGTCGCCAGGACCCTGGAATCGATAGGCGAGCGCTGGTGTTTAATGATCATTCGTGAGGCGTTTGATGATGTACGCAGATTCAGTGAGTTCCAGAAGAATCTGGGGCTGGCGAAAAATATTCTGGCTTCACGCCTTAAGCACCTGGTTGAGCTCGGCTTGTTTGAGATTTGTCCTGCTTCAGATGGCAGCGCGTATAAGGAATACATCCTGACCGAAAGGGGCCGTTCTGTTTTTCCAATTGTTGTCGCCATGCGGCAATGGGGCGAACGTTATATGTTTGAAGAGGGCGAGACACATTCTGTATTGCTGGATAATGTGAATGGAGAGCCTTTGCAACCGTTAGAAGTATACTCATTGCAGGGGCATAAACTTGAGCCAGCCGATTGTTATCGTCAGCGCGTGATATCAGGAAAAAAACAAGAGTGA
- a CDS encoding NAD(P)-dependent oxidoreductase has product MTVKKILLTGASGRIGRTYFKAMCNTYDFILTDLNRPDYEINSPHLFFQADLSKPNAAEALLNASEPDAIVHLAGIPHADAPFEQLLPANILSITWLLEAVAATSCQRFVFASSAQTIEGYPVDIQIHPGLPVAPANIYGVTKCYGEALCSFYATQHGLSCVALRIGAFEPKDADALKTARDYSAWLSPQDAVSLITSAIEAADITFFVGYGISDNRFKRFDLSHTRKVLGYHPVDDAFREFKPGPDLFK; this is encoded by the coding sequence ATGACAGTGAAAAAAATACTTCTTACAGGTGCCAGCGGCCGTATTGGACGAACTTATTTTAAGGCGATGTGCAATACCTATGACTTCATCCTTACCGACCTGAACAGGCCGGATTATGAGATCAATTCTCCTCACCTCTTTTTTCAGGCAGACCTTTCAAAGCCGAATGCGGCAGAGGCGCTACTGAATGCGTCGGAGCCTGACGCAATAGTCCACCTGGCAGGGATCCCTCACGCCGATGCCCCATTCGAACAGCTGTTGCCGGCTAACATTTTGTCCATTACCTGGCTGCTTGAAGCGGTTGCTGCCACATCTTGCCAACGCTTTGTTTTTGCCAGCAGTGCGCAGACGATTGAGGGTTATCCGGTTGATATACAAATCCATCCGGGTCTGCCCGTGGCACCAGCCAATATCTATGGCGTCACGAAATGCTATGGTGAGGCGCTCTGTTCCTTTTATGCCACTCAGCATGGGCTTTCCTGCGTAGCGCTCAGAATAGGCGCTTTTGAACCCAAAGATGCCGATGCGCTTAAGACTGCCCGGGATTACAGCGCCTGGCTCAGCCCGCAGGATGCAGTTAGCCTGATAACCAGCGCTATAGAAGCTGCAGATATAACCTTTTTTGTCGGCTATGGGATTTCAGATAACAGGTTTAAACGATTTGATCTGTCACATACCAGAAAGGTATTGGGTTATCATCCAGTCGATGATGCCTTTCGGGAATTTAAACCGGGTCCGGATCTGTTTAAATAA